ATCGCCAGCAAAGGCTCTGGATTGGTACGAATGGAGGAGGGATAAACATATTGAGCAAATCGGGAGATCAAATAGAAAAATATGTCCATCAATCCTCGAATGAAGGCGATCCCAGACAGCCGTCAAGCAATTACATCCGTGCTCTGGAGGAGGACAGCAAAGGGCAGATGTGGGTAGGGACCTATGGTTCAGGAATCTCTGTTTTTAATCCCGAGACTGGGCGTTTCGTCTTTTATACAAAACAAAACAGCGCTTTACCCAGCAATTATATTCTGGCAATCAAAGAAGATCAAGCGGGGAATATCTGGGTAGGGACAGAGGGAAATGGGGTTGGGCTTTTGAAAAGAGGCGATACTTCTTTTCAGACATTTTCAGAAACTGATGGATTGATCAACAGTGTCGTTGTAAATATCGTCGAAGATCAATCCGGTAAGTTATGGTTCAGTACCAATAGGGGGTTGACTTGTTATGAAGCTTCGCAAGAGAAGTTTAAAAGTTATTCCAGGCAGGTAGGTCTGCAGTCCGGAGCCTTCATGCGGGGGGCAGGCATCTGTCTTGCTGATGGGGCACTTTTTTTCGGTGGGCAGAAAGGCATGAATTATTTTCATCCCGAAAATCTGAAGACAAATTATAACGTTCCACCAGTGGTATTGACCGATCTCATGGTTAATAACAAGTTGGTTGAACCAACTACCGATGGCCCCATTAAGGTTCCGCTTATGCTTTCCAGTGAAGTTAGACTCAAATATAGGCAGAACTTCGCTATCGCTTTTGAAGCACTGAACTTTACAGCACCGGAACAGAATAATTATATGTATCGACTGGAGGGCTTTGATAAGACCTGGATGCCTGTTGGTAAGGAGCATAGTGCATATTATACGAACTTGGATCCGGGCACATACACGTTCCATGTAAAAGCAAGTAACAATGATGGTATCTGGAATGAAGATGGTACGTCGATTACTGTTTTTGTTGCACCTCCCTTTTGGCGAACCAATTTCGCCTATGCGATGTATATATTGTGTTTCCTCGGAGGGGGCTGGTACATGCGTCATCGCGGGATTAAAAAATTAAGGGCCAATTTTGCGGTGGAGCAGGAAAGATTGCGTTCCAAACAGCTGATTGAACAAGAACGGCAGGAAGCCGAGCATTTACATCGCTTAGATCGTATGAAAATCAAGTTTCTGACCAACTTAAGCCACGAGTTTCGTACACCAATTTCCCTGATCATGGGACCTGTAGATCAACTTTTAACTACGATAAAAGACGATGGTACCTCCAGTCAGCTAACATTAATAAAACGAAATGCAAGAAGGTTGTTGAATTTGGTAAACCAGCTTTTGGACTTTCGAAAAATGGAAGAGCAGGAGGTCAAACTCCATTGCAGTAGAGGTAATATTGTAGCATTTCTAGAGGAGGTTAGCGATGTCTTTAATGATATGGCCTTAAGGAAAAAGCTGGATTACGCATTTTACAGTGAATTGGAAACCTTGGATGTCGTTTTTGATCACGATAAGATTGAGCGTATACTTTTTAATCTCTTGTCAAACGCGTTTAAGTTTACACCCGAAGGCGGAACTATCACAATAGGTCTTGATGAAAAGGCTGAGCTGTCTGATGATAACTATGTGAGTCTCTTCATAACGGTTAAGGATACCGGTATTGGAATTCCAAAGCAAGATCAGGAGCGTATTTTCGACAGTTTTTTTCAGCATGATGTTGGGGAAGTAGTGCTCAATCAGGGAACGGGCATTGGCTTGGCTATAGCGCGGACTTTCGCACAAATGCACGGGGGAAGACTCGATGTAAGCAGTGAATTGGGCAAAGGAAGCTGCTTTTCGTTGCACCTCCGTCTTAAGCGGGCCTTTGGCTTACCGGTATTCGAAGCATCGCGCCTACTAGGTGAGATGGATACTATTGATGAATCTGCAAGCGATCTGCCAGCAACAACCAATACGTCTGATCTTCCATCTTTGCTGATTATAGAAGACGATGATGATTTTCGCTTTTATATTAAAGACAATCTGAAATCATCCTGTCAAGTGTTTGAAGCGTCAAATGGAAAAGAGGGATGGCAGCGAGCACTCTTTCATCATCCTGACATTATTGTTTGCGATGTACATATGCCGATCATGAATGGATTGGAATTGGTACAAAAGCTTAAAGCTGACCGTCGGACGAAGCATATTCCCGTTATTTTATTAACGGCTGCCGAAGCCAAAAATGGTCTTCTGTGTAGCTTGGAGTGCGGTGCGAGTGATTACATCACCAAGCCTTTTGACTTTGCAGTATTACAGGCCAAGGTCAATAGTTTATTAACGTTAAATCAAGCATTAAAAGATACTTATTCAAAACAGCTGTCCATCGAAGCTCCGAAAGCAGTGATTGTTTGTGAGAAGGAACGGTTTTTAAAGAAAGTGGCCGCCTTTATTTATGAGAATATGGGGAACACGCAGCTGTCGGTAGAAACTTTAAGCGCTTACCTTGCCATTAGCCGCGCGTCGCTCTATAACCGACTTCTGGCCTATACAGGAATGACTCCTGTGGATTTTATACGTTCTGCAAAATTAGAACGCGCAGCTTTGCTTTTAGAGAAAAGTGATATGACCGTAGCAGAAGTAGCCTATGAAACAGGTTTTGCAAATCCAAATTATTTCACTAAAGTGTTTAAAGGGAAGTATCAACAAACACCTTCGGAATTTATCTTATCCGTTAGGAAAGGCAATCGGAATGTTTTGATAACAGAGAATTAATGTCTGTATCAAATAGAAGGATTGTTTTTGACATTTTTATCTCTTTTTTATTCATAAGGAGCGATTCAATTTGCTGGCCTTACCTAGTTTTGTTGCATATTCCCGATAATACAGGAAGATTTTCGGGCAATACCTTACAAATCAATTGCGGTACACGCTTTATACACTTTTGTAAGGCTACTTACAAGTTATAAATTACCTTTAAAATATCGATACCGATGAAATCACTTCCGTATTTTCTTCTGAGCCTATGCTGCATTA
This Olivibacter sp. SDN3 DNA region includes the following protein-coding sequences:
- a CDS encoding hybrid sensor histidine kinase/response regulator transcription factor; the protein is MRARILIIPEIIIKMLFGVLICTPISILSQELPRSFKTYSAEDGLSSSTIYDILKDEFGFLWLATEDGLNRFDGTTFKSYRYDPQQAGGLRTNHVTALHEGGDGSLWIGTNGGALSFYDRSRDSIISYEVEIDHRDFSTAITAIASDNNGFVWVASYGGLYIIDAKTKHVVDRPAYNAVMNQLNGMNSLTLFYDSQERMWIGTDEGLFLYTKDLTLNKHYRSSNGIEGLADNEVMAIAEDSKKRMWIGTMNGISLFNPNGSHNRNFNTSTTNGRISSNTIYALATDGDSGVWVGTDEGLDILDISSFTSTHIRPNSREVHSLSSRSIRSILIDHAGIYWIGTFQGGLNKYDKNLSHFVLKESNPFDPSGLRAPVVTSFAEHEGNAFVGTDGGGLHFYNRNLDLFEHIELESSTNDRPHDLNILAMTMTRNGKLWIGTYHDGLFGYDPLKKVTKRYHKGNNAKDLNHNDVFCVKEDRQQRLWIGTNGGGINILSKSGDQIEKYVHQSSNEGDPRQPSSNYIRALEEDSKGQMWVGTYGSGISVFNPETGRFVFYTKQNSALPSNYILAIKEDQAGNIWVGTEGNGVGLLKRGDTSFQTFSETDGLINSVVVNIVEDQSGKLWFSTNRGLTCYEASQEKFKSYSRQVGLQSGAFMRGAGICLADGALFFGGQKGMNYFHPENLKTNYNVPPVVLTDLMVNNKLVEPTTDGPIKVPLMLSSEVRLKYRQNFAIAFEALNFTAPEQNNYMYRLEGFDKTWMPVGKEHSAYYTNLDPGTYTFHVKASNNDGIWNEDGTSITVFVAPPFWRTNFAYAMYILCFLGGGWYMRHRGIKKLRANFAVEQERLRSKQLIEQERQEAEHLHRLDRMKIKFLTNLSHEFRTPISLIMGPVDQLLTTIKDDGTSSQLTLIKRNARRLLNLVNQLLDFRKMEEQEVKLHCSRGNIVAFLEEVSDVFNDMALRKKLDYAFYSELETLDVVFDHDKIERILFNLLSNAFKFTPEGGTITIGLDEKAELSDDNYVSLFITVKDTGIGIPKQDQERIFDSFFQHDVGEVVLNQGTGIGLAIARTFAQMHGGRLDVSSELGKGSCFSLHLRLKRAFGLPVFEASRLLGEMDTIDESASDLPATTNTSDLPSLLIIEDDDDFRFYIKDNLKSSCQVFEASNGKEGWQRALFHHPDIIVCDVHMPIMNGLELVQKLKADRRTKHIPVILLTAAEAKNGLLCSLECGASDYITKPFDFAVLQAKVNSLLTLNQALKDTYSKQLSIEAPKAVIVCEKERFLKKVAAFIYENMGNTQLSVETLSAYLAISRASLYNRLLAYTGMTPVDFIRSAKLERAALLLEKSDMTVAEVAYETGFANPNYFTKVFKGKYQQTPSEFILSVRKGNRNVLITEN